One Anser cygnoides isolate HZ-2024a breed goose chromosome 4, Taihu_goose_T2T_genome, whole genome shotgun sequence genomic region harbors:
- the PLK4 gene encoding serine/threonine-protein kinase PLK4 isoform X2, translating into MATCIGESIEDFKVGNLLGKGSFAGVYRAVSLKTGLEVAIKMIDKKAMHKVGMVQRVQNEVKIHCQLKHPSILELYNYFEDSNYVYLILEMCHNGEMSRYIKNRKKPFSEEEVRHFLHQIITGMLYLHSHGILHRDLTLSNLLLTNNMNVKIADFGLATQLKMPHEKHYTMCGTPNYIAPEIATRSPHGLESDVWSLGCMFYTLLIGKPPFDTDTVKNTLNKVVLADYEMPAFLSREAQDLIHKLLRKNPADRLSLSSVLDHPFMSRCRSTRSKDSGTSEDSMDSGNATISTTFTGSSSISTSGCLKEKKKLLVGQPLPNKITFFPKNKNSSNISSVDGSGSFHQWGIQGKEIGVTGRGRTMQPAEERPHSRYLRRAHSSDRSGASHSQTQGISNIVERCHSMELLSKPRAGTRENTECFSPASSYTDVGEIFKEKTSGSSGSFEGQMSPPVKDQPHSDYLCPMKPHLGLLEQKSQAETMQQWLGSMQTNGQLRPPADLTGSSNAHGGFQYHLDVQQDASRNAWNTLKDIRNHDASLDIPPHPLNQRNPNKYISQVLCQSEKVQSSSCGLWSTTEQNQAWGKEPPAHQKPTLRSIVLPLNAHRLKPIRQKTKNAVVSILDTGEVCMEFLKEHHSQEFVKEVLRISCDGNVIAVYHPNEGRGFLLDDRPPALPEDICMYNFDNLPEKYWKKYQYAAKFVQLVRTKTPKVTFYTRYAKCMLMENSPTADVEVCFYDGAKIHKTAGITRVIEKSGKSFTLKGEGETGLKKEIQVYMDHANEGHRICLALESAILEEEKRSESVPFFPIIVGRKPGNTESPKALVPSLLDNTNCSKEVMALDKNIAASSIPVQTPNCTPVVSYEKSTFMTNAAEATCSSIHQTECSPNSAQLVKSVFVKNVGWASQLTSGAVWVQFNDGSQLVAQAGVSSITYTSPDGQTTRYGENDKLPEYIKEKLHCLSSILVMFTNPAGPH; encoded by the exons ATGGCGACCTGCATCGGCGAGAGCATAGAG GATTTCAAGGTGGGGAACCTCCTGGGAAAGGGCTCTTTCGCTGGGGTCTACAGAGCGGTGTCCCTGAAAACCGGTCTGGAAGTGGCAATCAAAATG ATAGATAAAAAAGCCATGCACAAAGTTGGAATGGTACAGAGGGTTCAAAATGAGGTGAAAATACATTGTCAGCTAAAGCATCCTTCTATACTCGAG cttTATAACTATTTTGAAGATAGCAATTATGTGTACTTGATACTTGAGATGTGTCACAATGGTGAAATGAGCAGATacataaagaacagaaagaaacccttttcagaagaagaag TCCGCCACTTCTTGCATCAAATTATCACGGGTATGCTGTATCTTCATTCTCATGGAATACTGCATCGGGACCTCACCCTTTCTAATCTCTTACTCACCAATAATATGAACGTCAAGATTGCTGATTTTGGACTAGCAACTCAGCTGAAAATGCCTCATGAAAAGCATTATACCATGTGTGGAACTCCAAACTACATTGCTCCAGAGATAGCCACAAGGAGTCCGCATGGACTTGAATCTGATGTATGGTCTTTGGGCTGCATGTTTTACACTCTTCTTATTGGAAAGCCGCCTTTTGACACTGACACAGTCAAGAACACACTGAATAAAGTGGTGTTAGCAGATTATGAAATGCCAGCCTTTTTATCAAGAGAGGCACAAGACCTCATACACAAATTACTTCGCAAAAATCCAGCAGATCGTTTGAGTCTTTCCTCTGTGTTGGATCATCCCTTTATGTCCAGGTGTAGGTCTACGCGGAGCAAAGATTCAGGAACTTCAGAAGATTCCATGGACAGTGGAAACGCTACCATCTCTACAACCTTTACAGGCTCTTCCAGCATCAGTACCAGTGGCTgcttgaaggaaaagaagaagctgTTAGTGGGGCAGCCGCTGccaaataaaattactttttttcctaaaaacaagAATTCCAGTAACATTTCATCTGTAGATGGAAGCGGTTCTTTTCATCAGTGGGGAattcagggaaaagaaatcGGCGTAACTGGCAGGGGAAGAACCATGCAACCTGCTGAAGAGAGACCACATTCCCGCTACCTCCGAAGAGCCCACTCTTCAGATAGGTCTGGCGCATCCCATAGCCAGACTCAAGGAATATCAAATATTGTTGAGAGATGTCACTCAATGGAACTGCTTTCCAAGCCTAGAGCAGGAACAAGGGAAAACACAGAATGCTTTTCACCTGCAAGCAGCTATACTGATGTGGGagaaatatttaaggaaaagacTTCTGGTAGTTCTGGCTCTTTTGAAGGGCAAATGTCTCCACCTGTAAAAGATCAACCACA ctcAGATTATCTCTGCCCAATGAAGCCCCACCTTGGTTTGTTAGAGCAGAAGTCCCAGGCTGAAACAATGCAGCAGTGGCTTGGAAGCATGCAAACAAATG GTCAGCTGAGACCACCTGCAGACCTTACTGGCAGCAGTAATGCACATGGAGGTTTCCAGTATCATCTGGATGTGCAGCAAGATGCATCAAGAAATGCATGGAACACCTTGAAAGACATCAGGAATCATGATGCATCCCTTGACATCCCTCCACATCCTTTAAACCAGAGAAACCCAAATAAATACATCTCTCAAGTTCTCTGCCAGTCTGAGAAAGTTCAGTCATCTTCGTGTGGCCTTTGGTCAActacagaacaaaaccaagcatGGGGCAAGGAACCACCAGCACATCAGAAACCTACACTGAGAAGTATAGTGTTGCCTCTCAATGCTCACAGGCTAAAACCGATcaggcaaaaaacaaaaaatgcagtg gtGAGCATTCTAGATACTGGGGAAGTGTGTATGGAGTTTCTAAAAGAACACCATTCACAAGAATTTGTGAAAGAAGTTCTCAGAATATCTTGTGATGGAAATGTG ATTGCAGTTTATCATCCAAACGAAGGAAGAGGCTTCCTTCTTGATGACAGACCTCCTGCTCTTCCTGAAGACATCTGTATGTATAATTTTGACAACTTGCCAG aaaagtacTGGAAGAAATACCAGTATGCAGCCAAGTTTGTGCAGTTAGTAAGAACAAAAACCCCCAAAGTTACCTTCTACACAAGATATGCCAAGTGCATGTTAATGGAAAACTCACCCACTGCAGACGTtgaagtttgtttttatgaTG GAGCAAAGATACACAAGACAGCTGGTATAACTCGTGTGATTGAAAAATCAGGGAAATCCTTCACTTTGAAAGGAGAAGGTGAAACAGGTTTGAAGAAGGAAATACAAGTATATATGGATCATGCGAATGAG GGACATCGTATATGCCTTGCACTGGAATCTGCtattttggaagaagaaaaaaggagtgaAAGCGTTCCGTTTTTTCCAATAATTGTTGGAAG aaaaccTGGCAATACTGAATCGCCAAAGGCTCTAGTGCCTTCATTGTTGGACAATACAAACTGTTCAAAAGAAGTTATGGCACTGGATAAGAATATAGCTGCCAGTTCTATTCCAGTTCAAACTCCAAACTGTACTCCT GTGGTGTCATATGAAAAGTCCACATTTATGACTAATGCTGCGGAAGCTACGTGCTCCTCCATTCATCAGACAGAATGCAGCCCAAATTCAGCCCAACTTGTAAAATCTGTCTTTGTGAAAAATGTTGGTTGGGCTTCGCAG CTGACCAGTGGAGCAGTATGGGTTCAGTTTAATGATGGATCCCAACTGGTAGCCCAAGCAGGTGTTTCTTCTATCACTTACACCTCTCCGGATGGCCAGACAACTAG GTATGGAGAAAACGATAAGTTGCCAGAATATATCAAGGAGAAGCTGCACTGTCTGTCTTCTATTCTTGTGATGTTTACCAATCCAGCTGGTCCTCACtga
- the PLK4 gene encoding serine/threonine-protein kinase PLK4 isoform X1: protein MVPSGAGSALQDFKVGNLLGKGSFAGVYRAVSLKTGLEVAIKMIDKKAMHKVGMVQRVQNEVKIHCQLKHPSILELYNYFEDSNYVYLILEMCHNGEMSRYIKNRKKPFSEEEVRHFLHQIITGMLYLHSHGILHRDLTLSNLLLTNNMNVKIADFGLATQLKMPHEKHYTMCGTPNYIAPEIATRSPHGLESDVWSLGCMFYTLLIGKPPFDTDTVKNTLNKVVLADYEMPAFLSREAQDLIHKLLRKNPADRLSLSSVLDHPFMSRCRSTRSKDSGTSEDSMDSGNATISTTFTGSSSISTSGCLKEKKKLLVGQPLPNKITFFPKNKNSSNISSVDGSGSFHQWGIQGKEIGVTGRGRTMQPAEERPHSRYLRRAHSSDRSGASHSQTQGISNIVERCHSMELLSKPRAGTRENTECFSPASSYTDVGEIFKEKTSGSSGSFEGQMSPPVKDQPHSDYLCPMKPHLGLLEQKSQAETMQQWLGSMQTNGQLRPPADLTGSSNAHGGFQYHLDVQQDASRNAWNTLKDIRNHDASLDIPPHPLNQRNPNKYISQVLCQSEKVQSSSCGLWSTTEQNQAWGKEPPAHQKPTLRSIVLPLNAHRLKPIRQKTKNAVVSILDTGEVCMEFLKEHHSQEFVKEVLRISCDGNVIAVYHPNEGRGFLLDDRPPALPEDICMYNFDNLPEKYWKKYQYAAKFVQLVRTKTPKVTFYTRYAKCMLMENSPTADVEVCFYDGAKIHKTAGITRVIEKSGKSFTLKGEGETGLKKEIQVYMDHANEGHRICLALESAILEEEKRSESVPFFPIIVGRKPGNTESPKALVPSLLDNTNCSKEVMALDKNIAASSIPVQTPNCTPVVSYEKSTFMTNAAEATCSSIHQTECSPNSAQLVKSVFVKNVGWASQLTSGAVWVQFNDGSQLVAQAGVSSITYTSPDGQTTRYGENDKLPEYIKEKLHCLSSILVMFTNPAGPH, encoded by the exons ATGGTGCcgagcggggccggcagcgcccTCCAG GATTTCAAGGTGGGGAACCTCCTGGGAAAGGGCTCTTTCGCTGGGGTCTACAGAGCGGTGTCCCTGAAAACCGGTCTGGAAGTGGCAATCAAAATG ATAGATAAAAAAGCCATGCACAAAGTTGGAATGGTACAGAGGGTTCAAAATGAGGTGAAAATACATTGTCAGCTAAAGCATCCTTCTATACTCGAG cttTATAACTATTTTGAAGATAGCAATTATGTGTACTTGATACTTGAGATGTGTCACAATGGTGAAATGAGCAGATacataaagaacagaaagaaacccttttcagaagaagaag TCCGCCACTTCTTGCATCAAATTATCACGGGTATGCTGTATCTTCATTCTCATGGAATACTGCATCGGGACCTCACCCTTTCTAATCTCTTACTCACCAATAATATGAACGTCAAGATTGCTGATTTTGGACTAGCAACTCAGCTGAAAATGCCTCATGAAAAGCATTATACCATGTGTGGAACTCCAAACTACATTGCTCCAGAGATAGCCACAAGGAGTCCGCATGGACTTGAATCTGATGTATGGTCTTTGGGCTGCATGTTTTACACTCTTCTTATTGGAAAGCCGCCTTTTGACACTGACACAGTCAAGAACACACTGAATAAAGTGGTGTTAGCAGATTATGAAATGCCAGCCTTTTTATCAAGAGAGGCACAAGACCTCATACACAAATTACTTCGCAAAAATCCAGCAGATCGTTTGAGTCTTTCCTCTGTGTTGGATCATCCCTTTATGTCCAGGTGTAGGTCTACGCGGAGCAAAGATTCAGGAACTTCAGAAGATTCCATGGACAGTGGAAACGCTACCATCTCTACAACCTTTACAGGCTCTTCCAGCATCAGTACCAGTGGCTgcttgaaggaaaagaagaagctgTTAGTGGGGCAGCCGCTGccaaataaaattactttttttcctaaaaacaagAATTCCAGTAACATTTCATCTGTAGATGGAAGCGGTTCTTTTCATCAGTGGGGAattcagggaaaagaaatcGGCGTAACTGGCAGGGGAAGAACCATGCAACCTGCTGAAGAGAGACCACATTCCCGCTACCTCCGAAGAGCCCACTCTTCAGATAGGTCTGGCGCATCCCATAGCCAGACTCAAGGAATATCAAATATTGTTGAGAGATGTCACTCAATGGAACTGCTTTCCAAGCCTAGAGCAGGAACAAGGGAAAACACAGAATGCTTTTCACCTGCAAGCAGCTATACTGATGTGGGagaaatatttaaggaaaagacTTCTGGTAGTTCTGGCTCTTTTGAAGGGCAAATGTCTCCACCTGTAAAAGATCAACCACA ctcAGATTATCTCTGCCCAATGAAGCCCCACCTTGGTTTGTTAGAGCAGAAGTCCCAGGCTGAAACAATGCAGCAGTGGCTTGGAAGCATGCAAACAAATG GTCAGCTGAGACCACCTGCAGACCTTACTGGCAGCAGTAATGCACATGGAGGTTTCCAGTATCATCTGGATGTGCAGCAAGATGCATCAAGAAATGCATGGAACACCTTGAAAGACATCAGGAATCATGATGCATCCCTTGACATCCCTCCACATCCTTTAAACCAGAGAAACCCAAATAAATACATCTCTCAAGTTCTCTGCCAGTCTGAGAAAGTTCAGTCATCTTCGTGTGGCCTTTGGTCAActacagaacaaaaccaagcatGGGGCAAGGAACCACCAGCACATCAGAAACCTACACTGAGAAGTATAGTGTTGCCTCTCAATGCTCACAGGCTAAAACCGATcaggcaaaaaacaaaaaatgcagtg gtGAGCATTCTAGATACTGGGGAAGTGTGTATGGAGTTTCTAAAAGAACACCATTCACAAGAATTTGTGAAAGAAGTTCTCAGAATATCTTGTGATGGAAATGTG ATTGCAGTTTATCATCCAAACGAAGGAAGAGGCTTCCTTCTTGATGACAGACCTCCTGCTCTTCCTGAAGACATCTGTATGTATAATTTTGACAACTTGCCAG aaaagtacTGGAAGAAATACCAGTATGCAGCCAAGTTTGTGCAGTTAGTAAGAACAAAAACCCCCAAAGTTACCTTCTACACAAGATATGCCAAGTGCATGTTAATGGAAAACTCACCCACTGCAGACGTtgaagtttgtttttatgaTG GAGCAAAGATACACAAGACAGCTGGTATAACTCGTGTGATTGAAAAATCAGGGAAATCCTTCACTTTGAAAGGAGAAGGTGAAACAGGTTTGAAGAAGGAAATACAAGTATATATGGATCATGCGAATGAG GGACATCGTATATGCCTTGCACTGGAATCTGCtattttggaagaagaaaaaaggagtgaAAGCGTTCCGTTTTTTCCAATAATTGTTGGAAG aaaaccTGGCAATACTGAATCGCCAAAGGCTCTAGTGCCTTCATTGTTGGACAATACAAACTGTTCAAAAGAAGTTATGGCACTGGATAAGAATATAGCTGCCAGTTCTATTCCAGTTCAAACTCCAAACTGTACTCCT GTGGTGTCATATGAAAAGTCCACATTTATGACTAATGCTGCGGAAGCTACGTGCTCCTCCATTCATCAGACAGAATGCAGCCCAAATTCAGCCCAACTTGTAAAATCTGTCTTTGTGAAAAATGTTGGTTGGGCTTCGCAG CTGACCAGTGGAGCAGTATGGGTTCAGTTTAATGATGGATCCCAACTGGTAGCCCAAGCAGGTGTTTCTTCTATCACTTACACCTCTCCGGATGGCCAGACAACTAG GTATGGAGAAAACGATAAGTTGCCAGAATATATCAAGGAGAAGCTGCACTGTCTGTCTTCTATTCTTGTGATGTTTACCAATCCAGCTGGTCCTCACtga
- the MFSD8 gene encoding major facilitator superfamily domain-containing protein 8 isoform X1, with the protein MAAAAEGQEPLLRAEEEEKEGQESRDVVETQEHYKSRWRSIWIMYLTMFLSSVGFSIVIMSVWPYLQKIDPTADGSFLGWIIASYSIGQMVASPLFGLWSNYRPRREPLVVSTAISVAANCLYAYVHVPPSHNKYYMLTARALVGFGAGNVAVVRSYIAGATSLTERTSAMANTSACQAVGFILGPVFQTCFTLIGEEGVTWKLIDLQLNMYTAPVLFGALLGIINIILIFAVFREHRVDDMGRQCSSINFEGEESGVLDQDAEGNVDHIAVVAMNFLFFVILFVFAVFETIATPLTMDMYSWTREKAVFYNGIILSVIGVESVTVFMVVKMLSKKTGERAILHGGLLIILIGFFILLPWGKKLPNIQWQEIKNNSIPRTISSEMVIPFWSLQAMQLPSNHSEPVGCPVTQSWCLNTPMIYLAQYISSDILIGLGYPVCNVMSYTLYSKLLGPKPQGVYMGWLTASGSGARILGPVFVSQIYTHLGPRWAFSLICGVVVISLLVLEIVYKRLIAFSVRYGRMQEESC; encoded by the exons atggcggcggcggcagaAGGGCAGGAGCCCCTGCTGAGAgctgaagaggaggagaaggagggtcAGGAGAGCAG GGATGTTGTGGAAACACAGGAGCATTATAAAAGCAGGTGGAGGTCCATCTGGATCATGTATCTTACTATGTTTCTCAGTAGTGTAG GTTTCTCAATTGTAATTATGTCTGTATGGCCATATCTACAAAAG attGATCCAACAGCAGATGGAAGTTTCTTGGGCTGGATTATAGCTTCGTACAGCATTGGCCAAATGGTCGCCTCTCCCCTGTTCGGCTTATGGTCCAATTACCGGCCAAGGAGAGAACCTCTTGTTGTTTCAACAGCAATTTCAGTAGCTGCTAATTGTCTTTATGCCTATGTCCATGTACCTCCTTCACACAACAAATACTACATGCTGACTGCACGTGCTCTTGTGGGTTTTGGAGCAG gaaatgtgGCTGTAGTTCGGTCATATATTGCAGGTGCCACTTCCCTTACAGAAAGAACGAGTGCCATGGCCAATACCAGTGCCTGCCAAGCAGTAGGCTTCATATTAGGACCAG TTTTTCAGACATGTTTTACGCTTATTGGAGAAGAAGGAGTAACATGGAAATTAATTGATCTTCAGCTGAACATGTATACAGCACCAGTTTTATTTGGAGCTCTTTTAggaattattaatattattctcATCTTTGCCGTGTTCAG AGAGCATCGAGTGGATGACATGGGACGGCAATGCAGTAGTATCAATTTTGAAGGAGAAG aAAGTGGTGTTCTGGATCAGGATGCAGAAGGAAATGTTGACCATATTGCTGTGGTAgcaatgaattttcttttctttgtcatcttgtttgtgtttgctgtctttgaaac CATAGCTACTCCACTGACGATGGATATGTATTCCTGGACGAgggaaaaagctgttttttataATGGAATAATCCTCAGTGTGATTGGCGTCGAATCAGTTACTGTTTTCATGGTGGTTAAAATGCTATCTAAAAA GACTGGTGAGCGTGCCATACTCCATGGAGGCTTACTGATCATCTTAATTGGATTCTTTATCTTACTGCCTTGGGGGAAAAAACTACCAAATATCCAATGGCAAG aaataaagaacaattctATTCCTCGAACAATTTCCAGTGAAATGGTGATACCTTTCTGGAGTTTGCAAGCAATGCAGCTTCCATCCAACCACTCAGAGCCTGTAGGCTGCCCTGTCACACAGTCCTGGTGCCTGAATACTCCCATGATCTATCTGGCCCAGTATATCAGCTCTGACATACTAATAGGATTGGGCTATCCAGTTTGTAATGTCATGTCCTACACTTTATACTCAAAACTTCTAGGCCCAAAACCTCAG GGTGTCTACATGGGATGGTTAACTGCCTCTGGAAGTGGAGCACGCATACTTGGACCTGTTTTTGTGAGCCAAATATACACTCACCTGGGGCCACGTTGGGCATTTAGCTTAATCTGTGGAGTAGTCGTAATTTCTCTCTTAGTCTTGGAGATAGTATACAAGAGACTTATTGCCTTTTCTGTTAGGTATGGAAGGATGCAAGAAGAGAGTTGTTGA
- the MFSD8 gene encoding major facilitator superfamily domain-containing protein 8 isoform X2, with translation MYLTMFLSSVGFSIVIMSVWPYLQKIDPTADGSFLGWIIASYSIGQMVASPLFGLWSNYRPRREPLVVSTAISVAANCLYAYVHVPPSHNKYYMLTARALVGFGAGNVAVVRSYIAGATSLTERTSAMANTSACQAVGFILGPVFQTCFTLIGEEGVTWKLIDLQLNMYTAPVLFGALLGIINIILIFAVFREHRVDDMGRQCSSINFEGEESGVLDQDAEGNVDHIAVVAMNFLFFVILFVFAVFETIATPLTMDMYSWTREKAVFYNGIILSVIGVESVTVFMVVKMLSKKTGERAILHGGLLIILIGFFILLPWGKKLPNIQWQEIKNNSIPRTISSEMVIPFWSLQAMQLPSNHSEPVGCPVTQSWCLNTPMIYLAQYISSDILIGLGYPVCNVMSYTLYSKLLGPKPQGVYMGWLTASGSGARILGPVFVSQIYTHLGPRWAFSLICGVVVISLLVLEIVYKRLIAFSVRYGRMQEESC, from the exons ATGTATCTTACTATGTTTCTCAGTAGTGTAG GTTTCTCAATTGTAATTATGTCTGTATGGCCATATCTACAAAAG attGATCCAACAGCAGATGGAAGTTTCTTGGGCTGGATTATAGCTTCGTACAGCATTGGCCAAATGGTCGCCTCTCCCCTGTTCGGCTTATGGTCCAATTACCGGCCAAGGAGAGAACCTCTTGTTGTTTCAACAGCAATTTCAGTAGCTGCTAATTGTCTTTATGCCTATGTCCATGTACCTCCTTCACACAACAAATACTACATGCTGACTGCACGTGCTCTTGTGGGTTTTGGAGCAG gaaatgtgGCTGTAGTTCGGTCATATATTGCAGGTGCCACTTCCCTTACAGAAAGAACGAGTGCCATGGCCAATACCAGTGCCTGCCAAGCAGTAGGCTTCATATTAGGACCAG TTTTTCAGACATGTTTTACGCTTATTGGAGAAGAAGGAGTAACATGGAAATTAATTGATCTTCAGCTGAACATGTATACAGCACCAGTTTTATTTGGAGCTCTTTTAggaattattaatattattctcATCTTTGCCGTGTTCAG AGAGCATCGAGTGGATGACATGGGACGGCAATGCAGTAGTATCAATTTTGAAGGAGAAG aAAGTGGTGTTCTGGATCAGGATGCAGAAGGAAATGTTGACCATATTGCTGTGGTAgcaatgaattttcttttctttgtcatcttgtttgtgtttgctgtctttgaaac CATAGCTACTCCACTGACGATGGATATGTATTCCTGGACGAgggaaaaagctgttttttataATGGAATAATCCTCAGTGTGATTGGCGTCGAATCAGTTACTGTTTTCATGGTGGTTAAAATGCTATCTAAAAA GACTGGTGAGCGTGCCATACTCCATGGAGGCTTACTGATCATCTTAATTGGATTCTTTATCTTACTGCCTTGGGGGAAAAAACTACCAAATATCCAATGGCAAG aaataaagaacaattctATTCCTCGAACAATTTCCAGTGAAATGGTGATACCTTTCTGGAGTTTGCAAGCAATGCAGCTTCCATCCAACCACTCAGAGCCTGTAGGCTGCCCTGTCACACAGTCCTGGTGCCTGAATACTCCCATGATCTATCTGGCCCAGTATATCAGCTCTGACATACTAATAGGATTGGGCTATCCAGTTTGTAATGTCATGTCCTACACTTTATACTCAAAACTTCTAGGCCCAAAACCTCAG GGTGTCTACATGGGATGGTTAACTGCCTCTGGAAGTGGAGCACGCATACTTGGACCTGTTTTTGTGAGCCAAATATACACTCACCTGGGGCCACGTTGGGCATTTAGCTTAATCTGTGGAGTAGTCGTAATTTCTCTCTTAGTCTTGGAGATAGTATACAAGAGACTTATTGCCTTTTCTGTTAGGTATGGAAGGATGCAAGAAGAGAGTTGTTGA